The following proteins are co-located in the Macadamia integrifolia cultivar HAES 741 chromosome 3, SCU_Mint_v3, whole genome shotgun sequence genome:
- the LOC122074793 gene encoding uncharacterized protein LOC122074793: MKAKASKGKLCNLSLSFITKANTYSQDLYSSKTIFARGPEQAESEASKRKRKKKKMMRGRRGGKGATPTDLLVCFSSRAHLTLMPKPICSPARPSESTKRHHHHHQSHHLSRLSNRGGQASPQAWAKTKPTGSEISEPTSPKVTCAGQIKVKQKPSSGKNWKSVMEDIERLHNQRKQKKRQSWVETLGFKKDTMQFLTCLRTLRFNLRCLGSFCGSDITSDDELEEEYDEEVGFEDSTGSGTSRTVFSKWFMVLQENQSNGLSKEETFVEKRDDRDGSCHQGSVVVPPSAPPPNALLLMRCRSAPAKQWIERKEKEEEEAKKTEEEEEKKERLVLMSYDPDFFKVSPDIAKETWVVGGTTDLLSRSRSWKR, from the coding sequence ATGAAAGCAAAAGCAAGCAAGGGAAAACTGTgcaatctctccctctcttttattaCAAAAGCAAACACATACTCCCAAGATCTCTATAGCTCAAAAACCATATTTGCCAGAGGCCCAGAACAAGCAGAAAGTGAAGCctcaaagagaaaaaggaagaagaagaagatgatgagaggaagaagaggaggaaaagggGCTACTCCCACAGACCTCTTGGTATGTTTTTCTTCCAGAGCCCATCTAACCCTTATGCCCAAGCCCATCTGCAGCCCAGCTCGTCCCTCTGAGTCTACCAagcgccaccaccaccaccaccaaagcCACCATCTCTCAAGATTGAGCAACAGAGGAGGCCAAGCTAGCCCTCAGGCATGGGCCAAAACAAAGCCTACAGGCTCAGAGATCTCCGAACCTACTTCCCCCAAGGTCACCTGTGCCGGCCAAATCAAAGTCAAGCAGAAGCCCAGTTCCGGCAAGAACTGGAAATCAGTCATGGAAGACATCGAGAGACTCCACAaccaaagaaagcaaaaaaagagACAATCTTGGGTTGAAACTCTTGGATTCAAGAAAGATACAATGCAGTTCTTGACTTGTTTAAGAACCCTTCGATTCAATTTAAGGTGCTTAGGCTCTTTCTGTGGATCCGATATCACTTCCGATGATGAGCTAGAAGAAGAATACGACGAAGAAGTGGGGTTTGAGGATAGTACTGGTAGTGGTACCTCAAGAACTGTCTTCTCTAAGTGGTTCATGGTATTACAGGAAAATCAGAGTAATGGGTTAAGTAAAGAAGAGACATTTGTGGAAAAAAGAGATGATAGAGATGGGTCTTGTCATCAAGGTTCGGTGGTGGTTCCTCCTTCTGCTCCTCCTCCGAATGCTCTGTTACTCATGCGTTGTAGGTCTGCCCCGGCAAAACAATGGattgaaaggaaagaaaaagaagaagaagaagcaaagaagacagaggaagaagaggaaaagaaagagaggttgGTGTTGATGAGCTATGACCCTGACTTCTTCAAGGTCTCTCCTGATATTGCTAAAGAGACTTGGGTTGTAGGTGGAACTACAGATCTACTATCGAGAAGTCGAAGCTGGAAGAGATGA